In Microcoleus sp. FACHB-672, one DNA window encodes the following:
- a CDS encoding Uma2 family endonuclease, with translation MQEEMTLAELAEYGVTIPPTEDELPYDDGVPMESLRHVLQMEMLIHPLRLLWKQRQDVFVAGNMFVYFSEAQVRNQDFRGPDVFVVLDVPKRERKSWVVWQEGKGPDLVIELLSDSTAEKDKGEKKLIYQNQLRVPEYYWFDPYSGELAAFVLVRGVYEPVEIDEQNRLLSRHLQLALVRWEGTYADVNAGWLRWATLDGVLLPTPQEEAEAAQQQAEAAQQRTTELEAQLARYRERFGELPE, from the coding sequence ATGCAAGAGGAAATGACACTAGCTGAGCTAGCCGAGTATGGCGTGACGATTCCTCCGACAGAGGACGAACTTCCTTACGATGACGGGGTGCCTATGGAAAGCTTGCGCCATGTACTACAGATGGAGATGCTAATTCATCCATTGCGGCTGTTGTGGAAACAGCGTCAAGATGTTTTTGTCGCTGGCAATATGTTTGTCTATTTTAGTGAGGCACAGGTACGCAATCAAGACTTTCGCGGGCCAGATGTTTTTGTAGTGCTGGATGTGCCCAAGCGAGAGCGCAAAAGTTGGGTCGTTTGGCAGGAGGGAAAAGGGCCAGACTTAGTAATTGAGTTGTTATCAGATAGTACTGCAGAAAAAGATAAAGGCGAGAAAAAACTAATTTATCAAAATCAGTTACGAGTGCCTGAATATTATTGGTTCGATCCCTATAGTGGCGAGTTGGCAGCTTTTGTTTTAGTGAGAGGGGTTTATGAGCCGGTTGAAATAGATGAACAAAATCGCTTGCTCAGCCGGCATTTACAGTTAGCATTAGTACGCTGGGAAGGAACTTATGCAGACGTAAATGCCGGCTGGTTGCGCTGGGCAACTTTGGATGGGGTTTTGCTGCCAACACCCCAAGAGGAGGCTGAAGCAGCTCAACAACAGGCTGAGGCAGCTCAACAACGCACGACGGAATTAGAAGCGCAGTTAGCTCGTTATCGGGAACGCTTTGGTGAATTGCCGGAGTGA